Part of the Bacteroidota bacterium genome is shown below.
GTATTTCCTTACGCCTCATACCTTATTTCTTCAGGACTTACGCAAAACGGTGTCATTCCGAGCGAAGCGAGGAATCTCCTTTGTGCCAAACATAGGAGATTTCTCCCTCTGGTCGAAATGACAATACTCACTAAACTTCTGTCAGATGGAATACGGACTCCGTACAGCCGAAGGCAGTCGGAGCGTAAGTCCTGTTCTTATTCCTTCCTCAGGGAACAATTTCGCTTTTGGGCTCGCTCCATGGCTCTGGTCCTCCTTTTTCGGCTTTATGCACTGAAGAGGTGCTTTTTTTAGGGGTGCGCTTAACGGGGCGATGGCTCACGAAGCAGCGTTTTTCGCTGGTCAGCCCATCGAGCACGGTGGTTCCTTCGGAAGTGCTGGGCGCGTGTGTCCATCCTTGAAGGGTTTGGTCGTAGGTAAAGCGCCATTCGTGCGCCACCACTCCGTCTTTCTGGCTTCCTTCGGCAGTAGCGAACAAAGTGCCCGGGTCTTTTCCGCGTTTTACTGAAAACACTCGTTTTTGCTTATGCGTTTTGCCTTTCAGCGGCATTCCTGAACTTTGGGCAATCACAACCGGGTCTTCATTGGGGTTGGGGTTGTTCGCCCGCATTAAAACAAAAAGCGCAAGGGTGTTCAAATGGTTTTCGAGTATTTCGCGCTTGTCGTCTTTGGTTTTGGTGTTATCGCCTTTTTTATGGTTTTCTAAAAAATTGATGAGGTCATTTGCCGCGGCATCCACGGTGGAAAGCGCGGGAACGGGGTTTGGAAAATAGGCATTGTTGGTCATGCTGGTGGTAACATGAAAAGAAAATACAGGCAACTCAGCATCGCTGTATTGCTGAAGGTCGAGGGCGATTTGTACTTTCATAAAATAAGTGGGTTTAAGGTTTATGTTTGGGGTTTGTTTTTTTTTCTCTTTCGGTTCAGCCGCTGCATTTTTTCAATGCCTTCCTTCACCATGTGTATTTTTTCCTCCGTCATTGGATAGGGCAGCAGGCGGTGCGGTGGTGTGTTTAAATACTTGGTTATTTTAAAAATGCTGGTGAGTGTAAGATTTTCATCGCCTGCTTCCACCTTATACATGTTTAAGCCGAGGTCATCGGTCATTGTTTCCTGCGAAATGTTTTTTTTTGTTCTCCAGTATTTCACCATGATGCCGAAACTTATAAAAAACCGTTTCATTTCTTCCTCCATTACTTCAGCAGCATGATTGCTCATGGGCAAATGTAACTTGCAATTTTCTGAAATGATACCTATGTATAGATAGGGGCATCTCTATTAACGTGAGTTTTGTTTAAGTCATATATGAAACTAAAAAACATTCTTCTTTTTTAATGAGATTCCTCACTTCGTTCGGAATGACAGCAGAAAATAGTGGAGGATTGGGAGCGGGCGCGCAGAGCGCGCCCGCTCCTCCCCCTATAAAAATTAAAAATGTCATTCCGAATGGAGCGAAGCGGAATGAGGAATCTCATAGAATAATAAAGTCCTTAAACAAAACTCACGTTATTAGACATTATTCAGATTAAGAGTTTATAGGGTAAATTTCTTTGGTGCAAATTTGGTGTTTTGGTGTTTTTGTGGCGAAAAAAATATTTTGCCACCAAAGCACAAAGACACAAAATCCCACTAAAAAGATAATCTGAATAATGTCTATTATACTGAAACAAATCGGCTTTCCGAAATGTTGAAGTATAACCATTACCTTTGTATTGAAAAGTATGCTCACTCTCATTATCATCGCCATTACCTGCCTTGTTTCTGTTTCGGCTTTCAGCAACCGTAATTTATTTGCCGAACTTCTTTTCAACGGCACTATGATTCACGCGCATAAACAATGGCACCGGTTTCTCACGCATGCCTTTGTTCATGCCGACTGGGTGCACCTGCTCATGAACATGTATGTGCTTTACCTGTTCGGCAGCATGGTGGAGAAAAGTTTGATTCAGGTGTTCGGAACACTAAAAGGCGAAGTTTATTTTTTTCTTCTCTACTTCATCGGCATTGTTGCTTCGTCTTTTCCTTCGTATCAAAAACACAAAGACGATGCGTATTACAATTCGGTGGGCGCATCGGGCGCGGTGTCGGCAGTGGTGTTTTCCGCCATACTTCTTAATCCGTGGATGAGTTTATCGCTGATGTTCCTTCCCATTCCCATTCCCGCTCCCATCTTCGGAATTTTATACCTTATCTATTGTTGGTATGCGGCAAAACATTCGCGCGATAACATTGCGCACGATGTGCATTACTGGGGTTCGCTTTTCGGTGCTGTGTTCACGCTGGTGATTTTACCTTCAAGCATTTTTAATTTGATAGATGCAATCAAAGATATTTTTTAAGTACGGATAACGGATCACTACGAATCTTCGAATAAATTCATTTACTTATTCGTAGATTCGCAAAGAATTAGTTATCCGCACCAAATGTATTTATGAATAAATGTGTTTTCCTCGACAGAGACGGAGTGATTAACAAAGAATGCGGCTATGTATTCCGTATAGAAGATTTTGTTTTCAATGCAGATGTTTTTTCTTCCCTGAAGAAATTGCAAGAAGCAGGATTTGTTTTTATAGTCATCACCAATCAAAGCGGCATTGCAAAACAACTTTACACGCACGAAGATGTTTCAAAAATTCATTCGCACCTGCTGGGCGCTATGAAAGCAAACGGAATTGAGATTGCCGAAATTTATTATTGCCATCACCATCCCGATGTGGAGCCGTGCATTTGCCGCAAGCCCGATTCGGGAATGATTGAAAAAGCAATTGCGCGTTTCAACATTGATGCTTCCCAATCCTTTTTCATTGGCGATAAAGAACGGGATATTCAGGCAGCAGAAAAAGCAGGGCTCAAAGGGTTTTTAATTGAAGCCGACAGCCCGCTGAACGGAATTGCAGAGGAAATAATAATTCAGGGAATAAGGAATAAGGTATAAGGTATAAGGAAAATCTGCAACCTATTCATCATGCCCTTTCACGGGCTTACCTGTTTTCCATAGTTCTTCGTTTTCTTTTTCTGCCTGCTTGAGAGAATCAGAAACTTCTTTGCTCGCCAATTTATTCAAATCAGGACTTCCTGCATTCATCCAGGCGGTGTACCAAAAACTTCCCACATCAAAAATGGATGCGCGCATTCTGCGTTCTACCATTCCATCAAGCATATCATTGTATGCGCGGGAAAAATCTTCTGAATAAACTTTCACGGTTCCGTTTCCTTTCTTCTCATAGGAATATTTTTTATCGGGAGAAAATTTTTGCGTGAGTGCGGCTTCAAACTCCAGCACCGAATCTTTTTCAGCATAACTTGCCTTCACAATTTTCCAGATGCGTTCATTTATTTTATCCACGTATTCTGCGCGCCCGGTAAACAAATCCCAGTTATCTGCAAAAAGTTCGGGAATGCGTGATTCCCAAAAACCGTGAATGCCCACCTGATTGGTGAGTTGTCCGTTGTAATTTTCCGTAGTGTGAAGCGGCACATGCGCATCTTCAATGTAATGACCGATGTTTGCAGAGAGATAAAGTATGCGGTCTACATTTCCATCTTTGAATGCCTGCGTGAGCCGGTACATCATGGTTTCAATATACCACGGAACAATTCCGTAAGCATTCAGTGTGTCTTCCGAAAATTTTTTCACGGCATCTTTCCAGTGATGCGGAAGCGAATCAAACGGATGTTTTCCGTAATGGTCGGCATCCAGATAATGGCGCGGGGCTTCATCGGGGTTGGAATATCTTCTTCTGTCGGGGTCAACGGCATGAACGGTGAGATAATCAATATGCGTTTTGTAAAATGAAATCATTTCAGGCGGAAGCGTGAACACCGCAAGTTGATTTATTTTTTTATGCGCGAAGAAACCCCATGTGAAAGCGGGAGCAGTAAGCAGTAAGCAGTAAGCAGTAAGCAGCGAAGAAATAAAAATGCTTTTGCGCGACACAGAAAATAATTTTCAGCAAATATAAAATGATTACCTGATAAGAGGTTTGCATCTGTGGAGCCGGGGAGAATTGAACTCCCGTCCAAACAAGGGACAAAAAAGATTTCTACATGCTTAGCCGTTTTTTAGTTTTCGGAATGAAGCCGGCAAAACAGCGGCCAACTTCAAACTTAGTTTCTTTAGTTTCGCTGTGAACCGAAACTTTTCACAACTATCTTTTCATTTGCGATGCTTGTTCCGGAACGCTGAAAAGAAAAAGCTTTCCGGGAAGCAGGAGCGAAATTGACTATGTCAATTAAGCTGCCATAGCGAAGTTATAGTCGCCATTTAGAATTTGAGAATTGTTATTTACGTGATACTTTCCCAACTCACGGCATGCTTACAAATTCATCCTCCTCGCTGTCAAAACCTGTCGGCCCCAATGAGAAGTACGATGTAAGATTTATTCCGAAGGAACTCCTTCGGAATAATGTACAATTTGAAAGAACTTATCTATAAAGATAAAAAAAGCTGGCAGTTGGCAATTGGCAGTCGGCAGAAAATAAAATTTACATTTGCTCTCTCAAAAAATGATTCGTAAAATTCGCAGCAAGATTAGTAATTCGTAACCAGGAAAATTATCTATGACAAAGATTGGCATTCTGAGAGAAGAAAAAATTCCTCACGACAAGCGCGTGCCGTTCACGCCTGCGCAATGCAAATTCATCAAAGAAAATTTTTCTGTTGATATGTTTATTCAGCCAAGTGATTGGCGGGTTTACAAGAATGAAGAATATACTTCTGCCATTGCGATATCCTGATGGGTATAAAAGAAGTTCCGGTTGCCAATTTGATTCCGAATAAAAAATATTTATTCTTCTCTCACACCATTAAAAAGCAGCCGCACAATCAAAAACTTTTCAAAGCATTGCTCGAGAAAAAAATTCAGATGATTGACTACGAAACGATGACGGATATTGACCACAACCGCATCATCGGCTTCGGGCATTATGCAGGAATTGTGGGAGCGTACAATGGAATTCTCGGCTACGGTTCAAAATATAATCTCTTCAAAACAAAACGTGCTGTAGAATGCCACGATTTGAACGAACTGAAAGATGAACTGAAAAAAATTAATCTTCCGAACTTAAAAATAATTGTAACCGGAAACGGAAGAGTTGCAAACGGTGCAATTGAAATGCTCGGCTTGCTTCACATCCGCAGAATCACTCCTTACGAATTCACGCACTACACTTTCCGCGAACCGACTTATACGCAGCTTCATTCCAACAATTACAACGAACCGCTCGATGGCTCGCAGTGGAACACGGAAAATTTTTATCATCATCCTGAAAAGTTTCGTTCAACTTTTATGAAATACACGCGCTGGTGCGATTTACTGATTCATTGTTCGTACTGGGATCCGCGCGCGCCAAAACTTTTTACAAAAGAACAAATGCGTTCGCCCGAGTTCGGCATCAGCGTGATTGCCGATGTTGCCTGCGATATCAATGGCTCCATTCCTTCCACCACAAAACCATCCACCATTGAAGAACCGTTTTACGGCTATGATGTGAAGACGGAAAAAATTGTTGAGCCGTTTGCAAAAGATGCCATCACCGTGATGGCAATTGATAATCTTCCCTGTGAAATTCCGCGCAATGCCTCCGAAGATTTCGGAAAAGAATTAATTGATAAAGTTCTTCCTTTTCTGCTGGTAAAAGATTCTGACGAAATGATTGAGCGCGCAACGATTGTTAAGGATGGAAAACTGATGGAGAGATTTTCTTACCTGAAAGATTACGCTTCGTAATTATTTTCCCACCTTCAACTGAGAAATCGTCTCCGAAGGATTCTTCGAACCGAACACCGTATTTCCTGCCACCAAAACATCTGCTCCTTCTTTTATTAACTGCGGAGTGTTTTTCAAATCCACACCGCCATCAATTTCAATTTTGGCTTTTGATTTTTTTGTGCGAATTAATTGTCGGAGATATTTCACTTTCTGAAAAGTGCTCTCGATAAATTTTTGTCCGCCAAAACCGGGATTCACGCTCATCATGCACACCAAATCAATTTCAGAAATGATGTCTTGAAGTACATTCACAGGCGTGTGCGGATTAATTGCTACTCCTGCTTTCATTCCCAAATCTCGAATGGCATGAACGGTGCGGTGAAGATGCGTGCTTGCTTCGTAATGCACGGTGAGATTATCCGCGCCCGCGTCTTTGAATGCCTGCAAAAAATTATCGGGCTGAACAATCATCAAATGCACATCGAGCGGTTTCTTCGCGTGCTTCTTGATTGCTTTGATAACCGGAATGCCGAAAGAAATATTAGGAACAAAAACTCCGTCCATCACATCGAGGTGAAACCAATCGGCTTCACTCTTGTTGAGCATTTCAACATCGCGCTGAAGGTTTGCAAAATCGGCTGAGAGAATGGAAGGAGCTACCAAATGTTTCATATATCAAAGATACGCATCATAAACAAACCGCAAATACAAATTAGTTATTAGTTGTTGGTTAAAAGTTGTAGTGTATCAGTTATTGGTTATAGGCACACAGGTAACCAAAACTAAAAACTAAATAACTGAAACTTCAAACCAAAAATCATAAACTAAAAAATAAAAATGAAAAATGGAATTCTAACCAAGATAAGCTTTTAGCAGTTTACTGCGTGACGAATGCTTAAGCCTGCGGATTGCTTTTTCTTTTATCTGGCGAACACGCTCGCGGGTAAGAGCAAATTTTTCTCCAATCTCTTCGAGCGTTTGTGCAGGTCCGCCATGCAAACCAAAATATAAACGAAGCACATCGGCTTCGCGGTTGGAAAGTGTTCCGAGTGCGCGTTCAATTTCTTTTCTCAGGGATTCACTGAGCAAACTTGTATCGGGTTTTGGCCCTTCTCCATCCTGCAAAACTTCGTACATGTTGCCAGCGTCATCTTCGCTCGAGAGAAGCGGAGCATCCATAGAAATATGTTTTCCCGTGTTGCGGATAGAATCTTTTACATCATCAGGAAGAACGCCAAGTGTTTCAGCAATTTCTTCGTGAGTAGGTTCGCGCTCGTATGCCTGCTCGAGTTTGGAAAAAACTTTGTTTACCTTATTAATAGAACCGATTTTATTCAGCGGCAGACGAACAATTCTCGCCTGCTCTGCCAACGCCTGCAAAATAGATTGACGAATCCACCACACTGCATAAGAAATAAATTTGAATCCGCGGGTTTCGTCAAAACGCTGCGCGGCTTTTATCAATCCGAGATTGCCTTCATTAATCAAATCCGGCAAACTCAATCCCTGATTCTGATACTGCTTGGAAACGGAAACCACGAAACGCAGATTCGCGCGCACCATTTTATCGAGCGCACTCACATCGCCCGCTTTAATTCGCTTTGCCAATTCCACTTCGTCTTCGGCAGTAATCAAACTCTCGCGTGAAATTTCGTGAAGATATTTTTCCAGCGAAGCGGTTTCGCGGTTAGTAATTTGCTTGGTGATTTTTAACTGGCGCATGCGGTAAAATTAATTCAGCATTAAAAGTACATAAAATTCTGTTCCCGAAAAAAGAGAATACAAATGTATGCGTCCATTCGGAATGGCAAAATATTTAAGAAAGAAAAAACTCGGGCAATAATTTACGCCTGCTCTTTCTTTTCCGGTCTTGGCAGAAGCGCTTTGCGAGAAAGACGAAGCTTGCCTGATTTTCTATCCACTTCTAGCAACTTCACTTTCACCGGGTCTCCTTCTTTCAAAATTCCCTGCAAAGATTCCAAACGCTTGTGGTCAACTTCTGAAATGTGCAGGAGTCCTTCCTTGCCTGGAAGAATTTCCACGAACGCTCCATAAGGCATAATGCTCGTAACTTTTCCGAGATATTCCTGCCCTTCTTCGGGAACAGTTGTGATGCCTTTGATTTTCGCAACGGCTTTGTCAATTCCTTCTTTATTGTCGGAGAAAATATCTACCACTCCTTTTCCGTCCACTTCTTCAATTACAATAGTGCATCCCGTTTCGCGCTGCATCTCCTGAATAATTTTTCCACCGGGGCCGATAACCGCACCGATGAATTCTTTGTCAATGATGAGCTGAACAATTCTTGGCGCGTGCGATTTATAATCGGTGCGTGGAGCAGAAATTGTTTTTTCCATTTCCGCGAGAATATGCAAGCGTCCTTGCTTTGCCTGGTCGAGTGCTTTTGCCATCACTTCGTATGGAAGTCCGTCCACTTTCAAATCCATCTGCGTGGCTGTGATTCCATCTTTCGTTCCGGTAACTTTGAAATCCATATCGCCCAAATGGTCTTCGTCTCCGAGAATATCGGAAAGCACCGCGAACTTTTTATTATCGGTAATTAATCCCATCGCAATTCCTCCAACAGGTTTTGAAATCTGAACGCCTGCATCCATCAGCGCCAAACTTCCCGCGCAAACTGTCGCCATCGAAGACGAACCGTTCGATTCAAGAATGTCGGACACCACGCGAACCGTGTAAGGATTTTCTTTCGGCATCACTTGCATTAAAGAACGGTGTGCCAGATTTCCGTGACCGGTTTCCCTGCGCGAAGTTCCGCGCATCATTTTCACTTCGCCCGTTGAGAACGGAGGAAAATTATAATGAAGCATAAAAGTTTTTTCTCCCTGGAAAAGCGCGCCATCAATAGTAAGCGAATCTAATTTTGTTCCGAGTGTAACGGTGGTGAGCGACTGAGTTTCTCCCCGTGTGAAAATTGCCGAGCCATGTGTCATCGGAAGATATCCTACTTCACTCCATATCGGCCGGATGTCGGTAGTTTTTCTTCCATCCAAACGGATTCCTTCATTCAGAACTGCGGAACGCATTGCATCGTATTCCAAATCGTGATAATATTTTTTGGCAAGCTTCTTTTTCTTTTCAGTTTCTTTATCCGTAGATCCTGAAACAAGTTCAGGATGACTTGCAAGAAATTCATCTATGATGGCTCCGAAAAGTTTTTTGCGTTCATGCTTGCTGGGATTTCCTGATTTTGCAACAGCATAAATTTTATCGTAAGTGGCTTTGCGGATTTCTTCGCGCAATGTTTCGTCTTCAACCGGTGCAACAATGGCGCGTTTTTGTTTCTCTCCAACTTTTTTCACCAGTTCATTGATGGCGCGAATTTGTTTTTTAATTGCCTCGTGTGCGAACTTGATAGCTTCGAGCATATCGGCTTCCTGGACTTCTTTCATTTCGCCTTCCACCATATTTATATTTTTCTCGGAAGCAGCAACAATGATGTCAATGTCGGCTCTTTCCAAATCGGATATTGATGGGTTCACAACAAACTTTCCGTCAATGCGCGCAGCGCGAACTTCGGAAATCGGGCCATTGAACGGAATATCCGAAACCGCAAGCGCTGCAGAAGCGGCAAGACCTGCATAACAATCAGCCATTGTATTTCTGTCGGCAGAGATGAGATAAATTAAAACCTGCGTTTCATTTCTGTAATCTTCGGGAAAAAGCGGACGAAGCGCGCGGTCAACTAAACGGCTGGTTAAAATTTCGTGTTCGCTCGGGCGTGCTTCGCGTTTGAAAAATCCTCCGGGAATTCTTCCTGCCGAAGCAAATTTTTCCTGGTAATCCACCGAGAGCGGAAAAAAGTCAATGTCTTCTTTGGGGGTTTGATTGGAAACTACGGATGCGAGAAGCATTGTGTCGCCAATTTTTACAACAACAGAGCCGTCTGCCTGCCGTGCGAGTTTTCCTGTTTCGAGTTCAACGGTGCGGCCGTCTCCTAAATCGAATGTATGTGTGCTGTGTTTTGACATGATAAAGAAATTATGAATTATGAATTATAGATTATGAATGTAAAAGGTCAGTTGATAGTTGCTTGTAACCAGTTGTTAAATACAACTAACCACTTACGACTAACCACTAACAAATTACTTACGGATTTCGAGAGTTTTCAAAAGCGCGCGGTACTTTTCCAAATCTTTGCGCTTGAGATAATCGAGTAAGTGTTTGCGTTTGCTTACGAGAAGAAGAAGAGAACGCTGGGTTCCTTTATCTTTTTTCAGGCGGTTGAGATGCTCTGTAAGATGATTAATGCGGGTGGTGAACATGGCAATCTGCACTTCGGCAGAACCACTGTCCTTGTCAGATTTGCCGTGTTTCTTAGCTAAATCTTTTTTGAGTTCTTTTGTTAATGACATTTGTTTTCAAAATTGTCTCCGCCCGATGCGGAGGTTATTTTTTACTTTTTGTTTTTAGGAGCGCAAAGATAAAAGAATAATTCAAACATAAGTTTGTCTTTTGGCACTATTTTCTTCGTAAATTCGGGCAGAGAAAAAAAATTTAATTTATGAAATTCGGTGTAGTAATTTTCCCCGGCTCTAATTGCGACCATGATATGATTTATGTTCTTCGGAAAATCATGAATCAGGAAGTGGTCGAACTCTGGCACAAGGACCACTCGCTTCAAAATTGCGATATGATAATTCTTCCCGGAGGATTTTCGTATGGAGATTATTTACGCTCGGGCGCAATCGCCCGCTTTTCTCCTATCATGAAAGAGGTCTCCGAGTTTGCCGATAAAGGCGGATTTGTTTTTGGAGTTTGCAACGGCTTCCAAATTTTATGCGAAGCGGGATTAACTCCGGGCGCGTTGCTTCACAACACCGACAGAAAATTTCATTGCAAAAATGTTTTTCTGAAAGTTCAGAATACCGATACGCTCATTACATCAGTAATTCCGAAAGATAAAGCGCTGAAAATTCCCATCGCGCACGGAGAAGGAAATTATTTCAATGATACTGAATCGCTGAAAAAGATGAATGAGAAAGGGCAAATTCTTTTTCGCTACTGCGATGAAAAAGGAAATATTACTGAGGAAGCAAATCCCAACGGCTCCATTGAAAACATTGCAGGTGTGTGCAACGAGAAGAAAAATGTTTTTGGAATGATGCCGCATCCCGAACGTGCATCCGATGGTGAATTGGGAAATACAGATGGAAAATTTTTGTTCGAATCCATTTTGAATCTGGTGCAGGCGTAATCTACGGTAAAAAAAATTTTACGCTCTTTCCCTTTTTCTTTCTTTCCCGGATTAACGTAGAGGAAATATCAATCAGCGGAGCATTGAAATAAGTTACATGTTTATATTTCCACAAACGTTTTAGAACATTTTTATTTAAATAAGTTCTTCGCGGGTAAACATATATTTCAAACTTCTTTAGAATTTTTTTATGCTCCTTCCACTTATGAAAAGAAACCAGGTTATCTAATCCAAGTATAAGAATAAATTTTTTTTGGGAAAATTTTTTCTTTAATGCTTCTAGCGTATTTATAGTATAAGACGGCAGTGGAAGTTTAAACTCAATATCGCTGACTTTTATTTTCGGATTTTTCCCTATTGCTTTTTTAACTTGCAATAATCTCCTTTTTGCATTTGCAAGATTTTTTTTTTCTTTTAAAGGATTATGAGGAGAAACTATCAGCCATACCTGGTTTAAATCGGTTTGCTCTGCCATAAACTTTGCTATGGCAATGTGGCCATTATGAATGGGATTAAATGAGCCGAAGAGCAAACCAATTTTCATTTCCCGAGGAATTCGGAAATTAATTTTTCTGCTTCTTCGGTTGCCTTCTCTAGATTTTCATTCACAAGAATTTTATCAAACTGGTCAGCCACTTTCATTTCTTCTTTCGCTTTTGAAATTCTTTTAGCGATATTTTCCTGCGTTTCTGTTTTTCTTTCTTTGAGGCGCTGCTCCAGAATTTTTATGGAAGGCGGCATGACAAAAATTGCAAATGCCCGCCTGCCGAATTTTCTTTTCAAGTTAATTCCTCCCTGAACATCCAAATCAAATATTATGTGTTTCCCCCTGCTCCAAATTCTTTCCAGTTCTGATTGCAGCGTTCCATAAAATTGTCCGGTATAAACTTCTTCCCACTCTGCAAATTCATTTTTCTTGATTTTATTTTTGAACTCTTCTGTGGAGATGAAATAATAATCTTTTCCGTCAGTTTCATTCGGGCGTTTTGCGCGTGTGCACGCAGAAATGGAAAACTCTAACTGGTCAGAAAATTTTTGCAGAATACGGTGGACTATAGTTGTTTTGCCGGCACCGGAAGGAGCAGAAAAAATTATGAGTTTGCCATTGCTCATAAAACATTGTTGAGTTGTTCTTTGATTTTTTCCAATTCGTCCTTCATTTGTACCACCACTTTTTGAATTCCGGCATCACTCGCTTTCGAGCCGATGGTATTTATTTCTCTTCCTATTTCCTGAGAAATAAATCCAAGTTTTCTTCCGCATTCATTTTCATTCATGGTTTGCAGAAAATAATCACAGTGTGTTTTCAGGCGGACTTTTTCTTCTGTGATGTCTAATTTCTCTATATGGTAAATTAATTCCTGCTCAAAACGATTTTCGTCAATTCTATCTTTGGAAATTAATTCTTCAAGATTTTTTCTGAGTTTTTCTTTTATGATTTCAATTCTTCCTTTATCAAGAGCATCAACTTGCAAAAGATATTTCAGAACAAAATCAATCCGCTTGCGCAAATCTTTTTCAAGTGATTTTCCTTCGCTTGTTCTGAATTTATCGAGAGCCGAAACGGCTTTGCCAATACAAGAGAGTACCACTTTCCAATCGTGCGCAGTAAATTCTTCTTTCTCTGGTTTAAAAATATCAGGCATTCGCAACAAGGCAAGAAGCATTTCTTCATCGGGCAGTTTTAATTCTCTGCAAAGAGATTTTAATTCCGCAAAATGTTTTTTAGCAATGGTTTTATTCAGCGAAACATGTCTTTCTTCGAGTGAAGAATCAAATATAACGGTCAAATCAATTTTTCCCCGCCTGAGTTTTTCAGAAAGAAAATTTTTTAATTCAATCTCTTTGTCGCGAAATAAATTGGGAAGCCGGAAATTTGTATCCAGTCCCTTGCTGTTTACTGAACGCGCTTCCACAGAAATTTTTCTATCCTTCACCTTGCCGGCCGATTTGCCGAAACCAGTCATTGATTTAATCATGCTGCGAATATCAGATAAATATTGAAGACAACAATCACTCAAACATCTCCTTCATCCGCTCGAAAAAACTTTTGTCTTTTTTATCGGGATGCGGTTCGAAGTTTTCTGACTCGCGGAGTTTTTCGAGCGCCTTTTTTTCCTCGGAAGATAAATGCTGGGGAGTCCAAACATTGATGCTGATAAGCAAATCTCCCCTGCCGTAGCCGTTCACATCGGGGATTCCTTTTCCCTTTAGCCGGAGAATTTTTCCGGGCTGAGTTCCGGCATCAATTTTCACTTTTGCTTTTCCTTCCAGCGTTGGCACTTCCACTGAAGTTCCTATAGCCGCGTCTACAAAATTCAAATGGTGTTCGTAATAAATGTTATTTCCTTCTCTTTCGAAATGTTCGTGTTCCTGTTCTTCAATCGCGATAATCAAATCTCCAGGAATTCCTCCGCGCGGTCCTGCATTTCCTTTTCCGCTCATGGAAAGTTGCATTCCTTCCACAACTCCTGCCGGAATATTTATGGTAATCACTTCTTCTCCGCGCATGATTCCATCACCGTTGCAATAGCGGCATTTATCAGTGATGATTTGTCCTTCACCTCCGCATTGCGGGCAAGTGGAAGCAGTTTGCATGTAGCCAAGAATAGTTTGCTGCGTACGCGTTACTTGCCCGGTTCCTCGGCAAGTGGAGCAAGTGCTGAAGCCCGAACCTTTTTGCGCGC
Proteins encoded:
- the rpsO gene encoding 30S ribosomal protein S15; this translates as MSLTKELKKDLAKKHGKSDKDSGSAEVQIAMFTTRINHLTEHLNRLKKDKGTQRSLLLLVSKRKHLLDYLKRKDLEKYRALLKTLEIRK
- the dnaJ gene encoding molecular chaperone DnaJ; translation: MAKRDYYDILGVPKGASADEIKKAYRKKALEFHPDRNPNNKEAEEKFKEAAEAYEILGDNDKRKRYDQHGHAGVGGGYSGGSYGGGGFQHMDMEDIFSRFGDIFGGEHPFESFFGGGQRSRRRVNKGTNLRIKVKLTLEEIAKGVEKKIKVHKYISCSHCNGTGAQKGSGFSTCSTCRGTGQVTRTQQTILGYMQTASTCPQCGGEGQIITDKCRYCNGDGIMRGEEVITINIPAGVVEGMQLSMSGKGNAGPRGGIPGDLIIAIEEQEHEHFEREGNNIYYEHHLNFVDAAIGTSVEVPTLEGKAKVKIDAGTQPGKILRLKGKGIPDVNGYGRGDLLISINVWTPQHLSSEEKKALEKLRESENFEPHPDKKDKSFFERMKEMFE
- the purQ gene encoding phosphoribosylformylglycinamidine synthase subunit PurQ, which codes for MKFGVVIFPGSNCDHDMIYVLRKIMNQEVVELWHKDHSLQNCDMIILPGGFSYGDYLRSGAIARFSPIMKEVSEFADKGGFVFGVCNGFQILCEAGLTPGALLHNTDRKFHCKNVFLKVQNTDTLITSVIPKDKALKIPIAHGEGNYFNDTESLKKMNEKGQILFRYCDEKGNITEEANPNGSIENIAGVCNEKKNVFGMMPHPERASDGELGNTDGKFLFESILNLVQA
- a CDS encoding YicC family protein, which gives rise to MIKSMTGFGKSAGKVKDRKISVEARSVNSKGLDTNFRLPNLFRDKEIELKNFLSEKLRRGKIDLTVIFDSSLEERHVSLNKTIAKKHFAELKSLCRELKLPDEEMLLALLRMPDIFKPEKEEFTAHDWKVVLSCIGKAVSALDKFRTSEGKSLEKDLRKRIDFVLKYLLQVDALDKGRIEIIKEKLRKNLEELISKDRIDENRFEQELIYHIEKLDITEEKVRLKTHCDYFLQTMNENECGRKLGFISQEIGREINTIGSKASDAGIQKVVVQMKDELEKIKEQLNNVL
- a CDS encoding nicotinate-nucleotide adenylyltransferase, translating into MKIGLLFGSFNPIHNGHIAIAKFMAEQTDLNQVWLIVSPHNPLKEKKNLANAKRRLLQVKKAIGKNPKIKVSDIEFKLPLPSYTINTLEALKKKFSQKKFILILGLDNLVSFHKWKEHKKILKKFEIYVYPRRTYLNKNVLKRLWKYKHVTYFNAPLIDISSTLIRERKKKGKSVKFFLP
- the gmk gene encoding guanylate kinase, giving the protein MSNGKLIIFSAPSGAGKTTIVHRILQKFSDQLEFSISACTRAKRPNETDGKDYYFISTEEFKNKIKKNEFAEWEEVYTGQFYGTLQSELERIWSRGKHIIFDLDVQGGINLKRKFGRRAFAIFVMPPSIKILEQRLKERKTETQENIAKRISKAKEEMKVADQFDKILVNENLEKATEEAEKLISEFLGK